One genomic region from Vanessa tameamea isolate UH-Manoa-2023 chromosome 14, ilVanTame1 primary haplotype, whole genome shotgun sequence encodes:
- the LOC113395987 gene encoding serine protease inhibitor-like, which yields MWILFFAFAITSCSAAEFSSRPTNVSLLLLHFTNEATKGPVVLAPFGLWSMMAGVSFGAHGVTKREIFRAFLLLTDRKKFSEQYKNLTDVLFQVNMTGVEVSNNNYFFVDKNILIYPDFREILTNDYNSIFKTFDFQNPILSADRANSLLRNTNKRTSYIFHSDDFKDSTIVMANVIFFKGYWSTPFNMSNTAREMVSSFDGKRGNVDMMHISAKIRSSHMESMKATVTELPYGNDEKYCMLLLFPDANISIKDMYRNFERVTFRDIFTKLQRDEDEFGLKDIDVKLPKFVKRSKLQLHKPFNDMGIYDAFEPNDAAFGRISNEPIYIETIEHNVIVSVTESGTVAYGSTPGIIAKLPTVQENEVMPPFSFFIIEKSTATVIFGGIF from the coding sequence ATGTGGATTTTGTTTTTTGCTTTTGCCATCACATCGTGTAGCGCTGCAGAATTTAGCTCGCGACCCACAAATGTCAGCCTACTTCTATTACATTTCACGAACGAAGCTACAAAAGGTCCAGTCGTTTTAGCACCTTTCGGTTTATGGAGCATGATGGCGGGCGTGTCGTTCGGTGCCCATGGAGTCACAAAAAGAGAAATCTTCAGAGCTTTTCTGTTACTCACAGATAGGAAAAAGTTCAGCgaacaatataaaaacttaacggACGTGCTGTTCCAAGTAAATATGACTGGTGTGGAGGTTTCGAATAACAATTACTTCTTTGTGGATAAGAACATTCTTATATATCCAGATTTCAGGGAAATATTAACGAACGAttataattcgatatttaagACTTTCGACTTTCAAAATCCAATATTATCAGCAGATCGTGCGAATTCATTACttagaaatacaaataaacgaacatcatatatatttcattcggATGATTTTAAAGATTCCACTATTGTTATGGCCaatgttattttctttaaaggTTACTGGTCAACACCCTTTAATATGTCAAATACCGCAAGGGAAATGGTAAGTTCTTTCGATGGTAAACGTGGTAATGTAGATATGATGCATATAAGTGCGAAAATCCGCTCTAGCCACATGGAATCGATGAAGGCTACTGTGACGGAGTTACCATATGGAAACGATGAGAAATATTGTATGCTACTATTATTTCCTGACGCGAATATCAGTATAAAAGATATGTACAGAAATTTCGAAAGAGTTACATTCAGGGATATATTTACCAAGCTCCAGAGAGACGAAGATGAATTCGGATTAAAAGATATTGACGTAAAGCTAccgaaatttgtaaaaagatCAAAATTACAATTGCATAAACCATTTAACGATATGGGCATATATGATGCATTTGAACCAAATGATGCCGCATTTGGCAGGATATCAAATGAGCCAATTTACATTGAAACGATTGAACACAATGTCATAGTTTCGGTAACGGAATCAGGGACCGTAGCGTATGGAAGTACGCCAGGTATAATTGCGAAGCTTCCCACTGTCCAGGAAAATGAGGTGATGCCACCGTTTTCTTTCTTTATCATAGAAAAGTCAACAGCAACCGTAATTTTTGGTGGTATATTCTAG